The Bombus fervidus isolate BK054 chromosome 1, iyBomFerv1, whole genome shotgun sequence genome includes a window with the following:
- the Iru gene encoding E3 ubiquitin-protein ligase Iruka isoform X1: MAEAVVDGAMSRFFCHKCSIEIERLLPDYTCPRCSSGFIEELESDSSDSGSGMHINNDTDDLWERYADVPLRGEYETEFSNQFETPFSSTPVRNNGPAGRRRAHWSRNIQDTRRSNSSRGRQEVMPVSVENFIQDFILNLSEGVAQAAQLPVFNIRLFLGNPGDYVWGQDGLDAIVTQLLNQIDGTGPPPLPRKQIDEIPTITVSQCHVDSKLQCSVCWEDFKLSEPVKQLPCLHLYHTPCIVPWLELHGTCPICRQHLGSQNSAEVHQDTVGRSLVALFRATNESNNTRTSSPSSSSGNNSSSNSSSEI; encoded by the exons ATGGCGGAAGCCGTTGTAGACGGGGCAATGTCCCGATTTTTTTGTCACAAATGCAGTATCGAAATTGAACGTTTATTACCT GATTACACATGTCCAAGATGTTCGAGTGGTTTCATAGAGGAATTAGAAAGCGATAGCAGTGACAGTGGATCTGGAATGCATATTAATAACGATACGGATGAT CTTTGGGAACGTTACGCAGATGTTCCTTTAAGAGGGGAATATGAAACGGAGTTCTCCAATCAGTTTGAAACACCGTTTAGTTCTACACCTGTTAGAAATAATGGTCCTGCTGGTAGAAGACGAGCTCATTGGTCGCGTAATATTCAAGATACCCGTCGTTCTAATAG CAGTCGTGGACGACAGGAAGTAATGCCTGTGTCTGTAGAGAATTTCATACAAGATTTTATACTTAATCTCTCAGAAGGAGTAGCACAAGCTGCACAACTACctgt ATTCAATATTAGACTGTTCTTGGGAAATCCTGGAGATTATGTCTGGGGTCAGGATGGCTTAGACGCGATTGTAACGCAATTATTGAATCAAATTGATGGAACTGGACCACCTCCCTTACCAAGAAAACAAATCGATGAAATACCAACTATAACTGTGAGTCAATGTCATGTGG ATAGTAAACTTCAATGTTCCGTTTGTTGGGAAGACTTCAAACTTTCTGAACCAGTTAAGCAACTTCCTTGTTTACATCTATATCATACACCGTGCATTGTACCATGGTTAGAATTG CATGGTACTTGCCCTATTTGTAGACAGCACTTGGGAAGTCAAAATTCAGCAGAAGTACATCAGGATACCGTAGGACGTAGCTTAGTCGCTCTCTTCAG GGCAACCAACGAATCAAATAATACTAGAACATCATCACCTTCATCCTCGAGTGGTAATAACTCCAGTAGTAACTCATCGAGTGAGATTTGA
- the Iru gene encoding E3 ubiquitin-protein ligase Iruka isoform X2 has protein sequence MAEAVVDGAMSRFFCHKCSIEIERLLPDYTCPRCSSGFIEELESDSSDSGSGMHINNDTDDLWERYADVPLRGEYETEFSNQFETPFSSTPVRNNGPAGRRRAHWSRNIQDTRRSNSRGRQEVMPVSVENFIQDFILNLSEGVAQAAQLPVFNIRLFLGNPGDYVWGQDGLDAIVTQLLNQIDGTGPPPLPRKQIDEIPTITVSQCHVDSKLQCSVCWEDFKLSEPVKQLPCLHLYHTPCIVPWLELHGTCPICRQHLGSQNSAEVHQDTVGRSLVALFRATNESNNTRTSSPSSSSGNNSSSNSSSEI, from the exons ATGGCGGAAGCCGTTGTAGACGGGGCAATGTCCCGATTTTTTTGTCACAAATGCAGTATCGAAATTGAACGTTTATTACCT GATTACACATGTCCAAGATGTTCGAGTGGTTTCATAGAGGAATTAGAAAGCGATAGCAGTGACAGTGGATCTGGAATGCATATTAATAACGATACGGATGAT CTTTGGGAACGTTACGCAGATGTTCCTTTAAGAGGGGAATATGAAACGGAGTTCTCCAATCAGTTTGAAACACCGTTTAGTTCTACACCTGTTAGAAATAATGGTCCTGCTGGTAGAAGACGAGCTCATTGGTCGCGTAATATTCAAGATACCCGTCGTTCTAATAG TCGTGGACGACAGGAAGTAATGCCTGTGTCTGTAGAGAATTTCATACAAGATTTTATACTTAATCTCTCAGAAGGAGTAGCACAAGCTGCACAACTACctgt ATTCAATATTAGACTGTTCTTGGGAAATCCTGGAGATTATGTCTGGGGTCAGGATGGCTTAGACGCGATTGTAACGCAATTATTGAATCAAATTGATGGAACTGGACCACCTCCCTTACCAAGAAAACAAATCGATGAAATACCAACTATAACTGTGAGTCAATGTCATGTGG ATAGTAAACTTCAATGTTCCGTTTGTTGGGAAGACTTCAAACTTTCTGAACCAGTTAAGCAACTTCCTTGTTTACATCTATATCATACACCGTGCATTGTACCATGGTTAGAATTG CATGGTACTTGCCCTATTTGTAGACAGCACTTGGGAAGTCAAAATTCAGCAGAAGTACATCAGGATACCGTAGGACGTAGCTTAGTCGCTCTCTTCAG GGCAACCAACGAATCAAATAATACTAGAACATCATCACCTTCATCCTCGAGTGGTAATAACTCCAGTAGTAACTCATCGAGTGAGATTTGA
- the Iru gene encoding E3 ubiquitin-protein ligase Iruka isoform X3 has protein sequence MAEAVVDGAMSRFFCHKCSIEIERLLPDYTCPRCSSGFIEELESDSSDSGSGMHINNDTDDLWERYADVPLRGEYETEFSNQFETPFSSTPVRNNGPAGRRRAHWSRNIQDTRRSNSSRGRQEVMPVSVENFIQDFILNLSEGVAQAAQLPVLFLGNPGDYVWGQDGLDAIVTQLLNQIDGTGPPPLPRKQIDEIPTITVSQCHVDSKLQCSVCWEDFKLSEPVKQLPCLHLYHTPCIVPWLELHGTCPICRQHLGSQNSAEVHQDTVGRSLVALFRATNESNNTRTSSPSSSSGNNSSSNSSSEI, from the exons ATGGCGGAAGCCGTTGTAGACGGGGCAATGTCCCGATTTTTTTGTCACAAATGCAGTATCGAAATTGAACGTTTATTACCT GATTACACATGTCCAAGATGTTCGAGTGGTTTCATAGAGGAATTAGAAAGCGATAGCAGTGACAGTGGATCTGGAATGCATATTAATAACGATACGGATGAT CTTTGGGAACGTTACGCAGATGTTCCTTTAAGAGGGGAATATGAAACGGAGTTCTCCAATCAGTTTGAAACACCGTTTAGTTCTACACCTGTTAGAAATAATGGTCCTGCTGGTAGAAGACGAGCTCATTGGTCGCGTAATATTCAAGATACCCGTCGTTCTAATAG CAGTCGTGGACGACAGGAAGTAATGCCTGTGTCTGTAGAGAATTTCATACAAGATTTTATACTTAATCTCTCAGAAGGAGTAGCACAAGCTGCACAACTACctgt ACTGTTCTTGGGAAATCCTGGAGATTATGTCTGGGGTCAGGATGGCTTAGACGCGATTGTAACGCAATTATTGAATCAAATTGATGGAACTGGACCACCTCCCTTACCAAGAAAACAAATCGATGAAATACCAACTATAACTGTGAGTCAATGTCATGTGG ATAGTAAACTTCAATGTTCCGTTTGTTGGGAAGACTTCAAACTTTCTGAACCAGTTAAGCAACTTCCTTGTTTACATCTATATCATACACCGTGCATTGTACCATGGTTAGAATTG CATGGTACTTGCCCTATTTGTAGACAGCACTTGGGAAGTCAAAATTCAGCAGAAGTACATCAGGATACCGTAGGACGTAGCTTAGTCGCTCTCTTCAG GGCAACCAACGAATCAAATAATACTAGAACATCATCACCTTCATCCTCGAGTGGTAATAACTCCAGTAGTAACTCATCGAGTGAGATTTGA
- the Iru gene encoding E3 ubiquitin-protein ligase Iruka isoform X4: protein MAEAVVDGAMSRFFCHKCSIEIERLLPDYTCPRCSSGFIEELESDSSDSGSGMHINNDTDDLWERYADVPLRGEYETEFSNQFETPFSSTPVRNNGPAGRRRAHWSRNIQDTRRSNSRGRQEVMPVSVENFIQDFILNLSEGVAQAAQLPVLFLGNPGDYVWGQDGLDAIVTQLLNQIDGTGPPPLPRKQIDEIPTITVSQCHVDSKLQCSVCWEDFKLSEPVKQLPCLHLYHTPCIVPWLELHGTCPICRQHLGSQNSAEVHQDTVGRSLVALFRATNESNNTRTSSPSSSSGNNSSSNSSSEI from the exons ATGGCGGAAGCCGTTGTAGACGGGGCAATGTCCCGATTTTTTTGTCACAAATGCAGTATCGAAATTGAACGTTTATTACCT GATTACACATGTCCAAGATGTTCGAGTGGTTTCATAGAGGAATTAGAAAGCGATAGCAGTGACAGTGGATCTGGAATGCATATTAATAACGATACGGATGAT CTTTGGGAACGTTACGCAGATGTTCCTTTAAGAGGGGAATATGAAACGGAGTTCTCCAATCAGTTTGAAACACCGTTTAGTTCTACACCTGTTAGAAATAATGGTCCTGCTGGTAGAAGACGAGCTCATTGGTCGCGTAATATTCAAGATACCCGTCGTTCTAATAG TCGTGGACGACAGGAAGTAATGCCTGTGTCTGTAGAGAATTTCATACAAGATTTTATACTTAATCTCTCAGAAGGAGTAGCACAAGCTGCACAACTACctgt ACTGTTCTTGGGAAATCCTGGAGATTATGTCTGGGGTCAGGATGGCTTAGACGCGATTGTAACGCAATTATTGAATCAAATTGATGGAACTGGACCACCTCCCTTACCAAGAAAACAAATCGATGAAATACCAACTATAACTGTGAGTCAATGTCATGTGG ATAGTAAACTTCAATGTTCCGTTTGTTGGGAAGACTTCAAACTTTCTGAACCAGTTAAGCAACTTCCTTGTTTACATCTATATCATACACCGTGCATTGTACCATGGTTAGAATTG CATGGTACTTGCCCTATTTGTAGACAGCACTTGGGAAGTCAAAATTCAGCAGAAGTACATCAGGATACCGTAGGACGTAGCTTAGTCGCTCTCTTCAG GGCAACCAACGAATCAAATAATACTAGAACATCATCACCTTCATCCTCGAGTGGTAATAACTCCAGTAGTAACTCATCGAGTGAGATTTGA